A single Oryza brachyantha chromosome 8, ObraRS2, whole genome shotgun sequence DNA region contains:
- the LOC102706310 gene encoding two-component response regulator ORR12: MSTPHVLVVDDTHVDRHVVAMALMRHNIRVTTVESVMQALMFLDSEHDVNMIVSDYCMPEMTGYDLLMEVKKSPKLAHLPVVIASSDNIPERIKKCLDGGAKDYILKPVKTADMPRILNHI, encoded by the exons ATGTCGACTCCCCATGTCCTTGTTGTGGATGATACTCATGTCGATCGCCATGTTGTTGCCATGGCCTTAATGCGCCATAACATTCGAG TGACTACTGTAGAAAGTGTTATGCAAGCATTGATGTTTTTGGATTCG GAACATGATGTGAACATGATTGTTAGTGACTATTGTATGCCAGAGATGACTGGCTATGACTTACTGATGGAAGTGAAG AAATCACCCAAGCTAGCACACCTCCCAGTGGTGATTGCTTCCTCTGATAACATCCCAGAAAGGATCAAAAA GTGCTTGGATGGAGGAGCAAAGGATTATATTCTGAAACCAGTCAAGACTGCAGATATGCCTCGTATTCTGAACCATATATGA
- the LOC102699803 gene encoding thylakoid membrane protein slr0575 has product MSVQCAAVRALAAPPAAGASRRVALSPLPQRRRPRLRAAESPSPPAAAPAAAAPAGKAVVPDEEFTLAKVSFGVIGLGIGGTLLSYGFGAYFNLLPGSEWSALMLTYGFPLTIIGMALKYAELKPVSCTTYADAFALREKCATPILNQVRSDVTRYRYGDEQHLDEALKRIFQYGLGGGIPRRSAPILQNIREEVTDDGKYSLVLAFEAKALELSDFEKRQAKFTSFFGPGIKAEIGKSGDDLYEVRLISETT; this is encoded by the exons atgtcTGTGCAGTGCGCGGCGGTCCGGGCGCTCGCGGCGCCCCCGGCGGCAGGCGCGTCGCGCCGTGTCGCTttgtcgccgctgccgcagcggcgccggccgaggcTCAGGGCGGCCGAGTCGCCGtccccgccggccgcggcgcccgcggccgcggccccgGCCGGCAAGGCCGTCGTCCCGGACGAGGAGTTCACCCTCGCCAAG GTTTCGTTCGGCGTGATTGGGCTGGGTATCGGAGGCACCCTCTTGTC GTATGGATTCGGGGCGTATTTCAACCTTCTTCCTGGCTCGGAGTGGTCCGCGCTGATGCTTACCTACGGCTTTCCTCTCACGATCATTGGCATGGCATTGAAG TATGCTGAACTGAAACCGGTGTCCTGCACAACCTACGCTGATGCTTTTGCTCTAAGAGAAAAGTGTGCTACCCCTATCCTCAATCAG GTCAGGAGTGATGTTACACGTTACAGATACGGTGATGAGCAGCACCTGGATGAAGCATTGAAACGAATCTTTCAATATGGTTTG GGTGGTGGAATTCCAAGGCGTAGTGCACCTATTTTGCAAAACATTCGGGAAGAA GTAACTGATGACGGGAAGTACAGTTTAGTACTTGCATTTGAAGCCAAAGCATTGGAGCTATCCGATTTCGAGAAGAGACAG GCCAAATTCACGTCCTTTTTCGGTCCTGGAATTAAGGCAGAAATTG GAAaaagtggtgatgatctatATGAAGTTCGGCTTATCTCAGAAACTACTTAG